The following proteins are co-located in the Triticum aestivum cultivar Chinese Spring chromosome 1A, IWGSC CS RefSeq v2.1, whole genome shotgun sequence genome:
- the LOC123186739 gene encoding DEAD-box ATP-dependent RNA helicase 17 encodes MAAKRRLGKPPAAAAPAAPKAKAKANEDDAEGLFSSRSFADLGLHPTLCAHLQDKMGFQGPTRIQAQAIPVAMSGQHLLVKAATGTGKTLAYLAPIVHLLQMREPRVERTHGTFALVIVPTRELCLQVYGIAQQLVHRFHWLVPGYVMGGESRSKEKARLRKGISILIATPGRLLDHLQHTSSFVYSNLRWIVFDEADSILELGFGKAVEDILGLLGSRTDASDENKSKTDPMQRQNLLLSATLNEKVNRLANISLKNPVMIGLDEQKKPSERSSALGKKHTSLLSDDEEEIPDKHNNIAEPAVDDFKLPAQLVQRYVKVSCGSRLAVLLTILKSQFERQVSQKVVVFMSTCDAVDFHHTVLSQLEWSRGLALDTDKKQKFLGCKVFRLHGNMDQEDRKKSYLGFSSDKSAILVCTDVAARGLDIPKVRCIIQYDSPGEASEYVHRVGRTARIGEKGEALLFLQPVELDYLKDLELHGVSLTEYPFQKVLDGFPVNGEKPLKRKPISLDMHPWILSVQRTLENYVASEATTNKLARDAFCSWLRAYTAHRGELKKIFMVKKLHLGHVARSFGLKEQPSLVGRSHQVQLKKRKKEQKREGQGPTKRRKFPTKK; translated from the exons ATGGCCGCCAAGAGGAGGCTCGGcaagccgccggcggcggcggctccagcggcgCCGAAGGCCAAGGCGAAGGCAAATGAAGACGACGCGGAGGGGCTCTTCTCCTCGCGCTCCTTCGCCGACCTCGGGCTCCACCCCACCCTCTGCGCCCACCTCCaag ATAAGATGGGTTTCCAGGGGCCGACGCGGATCCAGGCCCAGGCGATTCCCGTCGCCATGTCAGGACAGCACCT GCTTGTGAAGGCGGCGACCGGCACTGGAAAGACGCTCGCGTATCTCGCGCCGATCGTCCACCTTCTCCAGATGAGGGAGCCTCGTGTCGAGAGAACTCATGGAACTTTTG CGTTGGTAATTGTTCCGACGCGAGAGCTGTGCTTGCAGGTTTATGGGATTGCACAGCAGTTGGTGCATCGTtttcactggcttgtccctgggtaTGTAATGGGTGGTGAGAGTAGATCAAAAGAGAAAGCAAGACTGCGGAAAG GAATATCGATCCTAATTGCCACTCCTGGGCGCCTTCTGGACCACTTACAGCATACTTCATCATTTGTTTATTCAAATTTGCGCTGGATAGTTTTCGATGAAGCTGACAG CATTCTTGAGCTTGGTTTTGGAAAAGCAGTCGAGGATATACTAGGGCTCTTGGGTTCCAGGACCGATGCTTCTGATGAGAATAAAAGCAAAACCGACCCTATGCAAAGGCAAAACCTTCTCTTATCAGCAACTCTCAACGAAAAGGTGAACCGCTTAGCCAACATTAGTTTGAAGAACCCAGTGATGATTGGACTTGATGAACAAAAGAAGCCTTCTGAGAGGTCCAGTGCCCTAGGGAAGAAGCACACTTCCTTATTATCCGACGATGAGGAGGAAATACCTGACAAGCACAACAATATAGCGGAACCCGCGGTTGATGATTTTAAGCTTCCTGCACAATTGGTTCAAAGATATGTTAAAG TTTCATGTGGTTCGAGGCTTGCAGTTCTTCTGACCATTCTGAAATCTCAATTCGAAAGACAAGTGTCCCAGAAG GTTGTTGTTTTCATGTCAACATGTGACGCTGTAGATTTCCACCACACTGTACTCAGCCAGCTTGAGTGGAGCCGTGGCCTCGCATTAGATACAGATAAGAAGCAAAAATTTCTTGGCTGCAAAGTGTTCCGTTTACATGGTAACATGGACCAGGAAGACCGCAAAAAGTCATACTTGGGATTCAGTTCTGATAAATCTGCAATTCTTGTGTGTACTGATGTTGCTGCCAGAGGCTTAGACATTCCGAAAGTTAGGTGCATCATACAGTATGATTCACCTGGGGAAGCTTCTGAATATGTTCACAG GGTTGGAAGAACTGCAAGGATTGGTGAAAAGGGGGAGGCCCTCCTGTTTCTCCAACCTGTTGAACTTGACTACTTGAAAGACCTAGAGCTACATGGTGTATCTCTGACAGAATACCCCTTCCAAAAGGTTTTAGACGGTTTCCCTGTGAATGGGGAGAAGCCTCTCAAGAGGAAGCCAATATCTTTAGATATGCACCCATGGATTCTCTCTGTACAGAGAACGCTGGAAAATTACGTCGCATCCGAG GCCACAACAAATAAGCTTGCCAGGGATGCCTTCTGTTCCTGGCTTCGCGCTTACACCGCCCACCGAGGCGAGCTGAAGAAGATCTTCATGGTGAAGAAGCTCCACCTGGGGCATGTGGCGAGAAGCTTCGGGCTGAAGGAGCAGCCCTCGCTGGTCGGGAGGTCGCACCAGGTGCAactcaagaagaggaagaaagaacaGAAACGCGAAGGGCAAGGACCAACCAAACGGAGAAAATTCCCCACCAAGAAGTGA
- the LOC123186761 gene encoding respirasome Complex Assembly Factor 1: MAKAKPSSSAKKQAAKSQGAQQGGGAGHAAPSGLARYLDPEAPWDKDQLLDAVHWIRHAVALACGLLWGAVPLVGAPWIVLFVAISSGIIYWYYAHLLKVDEEEFGGHGALLQEGMFASFTLFLLSWILVYSLVHF, encoded by the exons ATGGCGAAGGCGAAGCCGTCGTCGTCGGCGAAGAAGCAGGCGGCGAAGAGCCAGGGGGCTCAGCAGGGCGGCGGGGCCGGGCACGCGGCGCCGTCCGGGCTCGCGCGGTACCTCGACCCGGAGGCGCCGTGGGACAAGGACCAGCTGCTGGACGCCGTGCACTGGATCCGCCACGCCGTGGCGCTCGCCTGCGGCCTCCTCTGGGGCGCCGTCCCGCTCGTCGGCGCCCCCTGGATCGTCCT GTTCGTGGCCATTTCTTCTGGCATAATTTACTGGTACTATGCGCACCTATTGAAGGTCGACGAGGAAGaattcggaggccatggcgcgctGCTTCAGGAGGGGATGTTCGCATCTTTCACCCTTTTCCTG CTTTCATGGATCCTTGTGTACAGTTTGGTTCACTTTTGA